A window of Hordeum vulgare subsp. vulgare chromosome 5H, MorexV3_pseudomolecules_assembly, whole genome shotgun sequence genomic DNA:
GTGTggtcatataagaattcagacaaAATGTAAACTTTTCATCCACGAAATGAAGGCAATTACTTTGCGGAAATTTTGCCCATGGAAGCTCCCAAGTTGAGCTTCCCATTTCTCCCACGACAATCCCCAAGCCCCATATCCCCCCGTATTGATCTAATTGCATTGCCTGAGAGTATGATCACCATCGTTACACCGAGAGTAGGCCATCATATCCACTGGGTTGCACCGCAGACCACACCGCAGCCATGCCATTAAAAATGTATAATCCAACCAACGGTTTTGGTTTTGTTGTTCCTTTTAATTTATTGTCAAGTCTAATTGTGCATGCAACACATGCTTGCATGGGACCTTCCAACAGTCTATACTTGTGTCCCAAGTATTTTCAGATAATAGGTTAATAGTAAGAACTGGCAGCTGTCCTTCATGCACGACCACATCCTTTCCAAAATAAGTATCGCAATTTTGTATTAGCTTAAGTATAAAATTATACTaaacttaagacacttattttaagacggagaAAGTGGATTAGTAGGATATTTTCAGGAATGACCTCGAGTATGCATTCCTCGTAACATTTACCCATACCATCAAAAAAAGCTTCCAAGTCAAACACTTGGCATCGTTATGTGGTTGGGTAAAAAAAGGAGAAATGGCTACCGTGTACCCAGATTGACATGCATGTAACTTGTAACGTGGGGGTTGTCCATGTATCTCTCATGGACACAATGTTTTTTGGCCTAAGCATACTACTTAACGTGACAATGGCCAGAACTTCATCCACAAGCAATCATCTCCTCATCAACAACCTCCTTTTAAACGCATCATACCTTGTGGAGTAATACAATATATACCAGTCCGAACTCAAGTAACTAGTAACTAAGAGAATGGGTGTAATTGTTGAGTGGAAACACATGCGACTTTACGACCCAATTAATCATGCAAACATGAGCAGTGACCATTTCCAAccatgcacatataaatgcacatgtggatgtcttttattttattttagaaaaggaggttaaatctccggcctctgcatcaatcaatgcatgcaaccatcttattaattattccacaaaggcctaacaagagtatacatcaatccatccaaagccaccactcacacctacaaactcgataatgtggagcgCTCTCACTCCACATAGCTAAGACCGGTGTTgtttccaatccatccacataacgtatcgggaacaacagctgatgcagcacacctaaaacgcacacctcacgcacacgttttactagccgccatcatcctcgaaccactgactcatcttcaggaaagagatccgcatcatccttgccagtccaatcatccgtcgacgccaccatggtgcccaacggcgccaccgccctgcgctcatccgtccagatgcgaagactccgggagatctgtcgtgcgtagcacctaccaaccaggcatgactcaacgtagcacctgtcggccaggtataacttgacagctccaccgaaATTCCGTGCAAGTGGATTAGTAGGATATTTTCAGGAATGACCTCGAGTATGCATTCCTCGTAACATTTACCCATACCATAAAAAAAAGCTTCCAAGCCAAACACTTGGCATCAATATGTGGTTGGgtaaaaaaaaaggagaaatggCAAGATGAACTTATTTGCACTGAACACATATCTTGCAGCAAAACAAAAGGCCTTAGCAATTTCTGTTTGCCCCATCGTCCAAGAAATAAGCTAAAGGTCACCGCCGGCCATGGCCGTGTCCGTACCCATAGGGGAACCCCGCGGGTCGCGTCACCTGGAAGCTAAGCAGCGGGAACAGGCCGCCAACGCCAACGTGGTCACCGCCGGCCATGGCCAAGGCCTGCGCactttttagaaaatgttcatatATATCTAAGAAATATGCCACCCTGTCCTTCACTTGTTTTATTAAAATATCATGTAATTTTTCCGTATGTTGtaaaaaaaaagaaatagaaagcacTGGGAAACCACATAAATTAAACATTTTTTCATAGAAAATACACGTGGGAAAAACCAACCAGCCAAAAAAAAAAGGTGGCCAAAAGCGTGAGCTGGCGGTGGTGGGCTAGAGCTTCCTCGGCCTGCAAGCGTAAGCGACTTCAGCAGCGAGCCCAAAAATACATAAGGTTGGAAAAGCCAGGGATAGTCTgcaagctactccctccgttcctaaatataaatcttctaagagattttactagatgactacatacgaagcaaaatgaatgaatctacactctagattatgtctatatgcatccgtatgtTATCCTCTagtagaatctctagaaagacttatatttaggaacggagggagtatttccgAACCTTCCTGCCTTCAGGGAGATGGTTCGGGTCGGCCCTTTCATGTGCGTGTAAatggaaaaacaaaaggaaaataaatcaaTGCAATGGGTGCTACCCTACTTTCTGCTCACTGATTTGGAGTATTAAAAATGATTTGGTTATTTTATTTGgagttgaatttttttttgaattgtttAGAAGCTCAAAAATAATTTTATGCAGTATTTATAAATCCCAAATTAATTTAATAAAACAACTATGTATATTTTATTTCATATTTGGGATGGAAAAATGTTTTGTCTTCCCTATATTAGTATATATAGTTTTTATATATTGTTTGGTATTTGTTTGAAACATATATGGTTTTATATATACTATACTTCATTTCCTGGTTGTATATAAATTATAAAACCAGCGTCACTATTCAGTTGGGTCACAACAAGGTCGCCCACTCGTAATCCTGGCATGCAGGCCGATTTTCAGCAGGCCATGGCCCAGTCCAGCTGGCCGCAATCCAGCAGCTGCACAACTGATGTTAAAAAAACAATTGCATGAAAATTAAAGATTTGTAAAAATGTCTTATATTCTAGGAGTATAAGGATCCCTAGAATATTAAATATTAAACAGCTGCAGGAAAATTAAAGATTTGTAAAAATATGTTATATTCATTAAAAATTAAACAGCTGCATGAAAAATTAAAGATTTGTAAACTCGTAATCCTTTTCTTGGACCCCTATAAGGACCGAACGTTCGGTCTAGCGTCCTGGATAAAAAGTAAATTTGCTATGCTAAAAAATAAAGATTTGTAAAAATGTCTCATATTTTAGGAGTATTTGCTTTCACTCTGTTTTTTTAATAAACTTTAGTCACATATAtttgaaagaaataaaaaaaattaacatgcaaactaagaaaagaaaagaaacaacAAACTAGCTACAAAATTGGAGGTCCACCTACTTTGGGACGGAAGGAATACAACGCAAGAAACAAAAACTAGCTCCACCTCCAAACGCCGCTCGCCTACTTTCATTCTCCTCCCTACATATAATCCGCTTCCAATCCCGTTTCGACATGGTTCCTTCCTCACAACAAGAGTCAATGCAAGCATGCATACGCGGCAATCTACAACAGAGATCCATACACAAATTTCAATCCTCCATGTGAATTGTGAGTAGATGCATTTCCATAATGTCTTAATTACAACAATTCGTCTTAATTATTTCTcttcttgtttcttcttcttttgcttgcgAGATCATGCACGCAAAGAAGAAAGTGAGTGAATTGTCATGCATGCATGATCCTACCGCCAATCGGACATGGAGGAAATGACGATAGAAAGGTTAAAAAGGTTGATGATTGGGTTGGTGGTAGGATTAGTCATAGGGGGCTTGATTCTCTTCGCCGATGCCACAAGGCCCCAAGTAAGCTACCACATGACATGATTATTCATAGTATTATCTTTTCGTCCGCATGTGTTTATAATACTTATTACTTGGTCGTTACAAATTCAAATTTATACAACAAAAAGAAGCCAGATGATATCAGGCTAAACGAGCGGGGTGAGTGCGTGTACCCCATGAGTATGTCTTTCGCGCTGGGCTTGGTCGAAATGGGTTTCATTATGTCCGTCGTCTCGCATTTCACCTTCGCACTCCGTGACGGCGTCTCCGGACCCAACTTCAGGCTCGGCATCCTCCTCATCTTCATCTCATGGTGAGTGAGTCGAGTCGTCCCGCTCCCTCCTCTTCATACAGAAAaaataatataagagcatttagatcactgcCTTCCAGATTGCTCCTCTCCTTTCCACTCATGGTATGGTGTGGGTGTGTGCAGGTGCTTGGCGTTGAGAGCGTGCCAGTACCTTCTCATGGACATGGCGGCGATCCGGCCCGGGAACCGCGGTAAAGCCCCCGAGTGTTACACCTATCTTGAGGCGGATCATCATCACTTTATGGAGAAGACATGCGACCTCGGCATCTTGGCCATCATCTTTGGAGGGTGCTCTTCCAAGTTactttcccctcctcctcctcctcctcctcctcctcctcctcctcctcctcctcctgtggcATCCTAGCTAGCGTACGATGTGAGTCGGCCCCAACATCCCATGGATCTCCCATCCCATGTGAGGGCGTTActtttttttcttctggtttCATTGTTTTGTTAACTCACATTCACATATCATGCAATCAATCTGAAGCAAGACCCTGCTGTGTTCCATTTTTATTGGATTtggaaagggaagaaaggaaggaaTATTCATGTACCAACCCAAAGAGGTTGGTTGTTGGGAGGGAAGCTTTTATCTGAATAGATCCATTTGTTGGGGCCGACATATGTGATGCGTACGTGTATATCTGAGCAAATACATTTGTTGGGGTTGGGTTTCGAAAATTCAGAGGAGTGCTCGTCCTCACGTTATCTTTGAGATCTGACACAACATTGGTTGTAGGACAGAGTTGCTTTTATAATGTACTTCTTGTGTCTGGAATTACTTATTCAAGAAATGAATGTATTTAAAGATATATTTTaattttagatacattcatttgaaTCCATTTTCATGATAAATAATTTCGGACGGAAATAGTACTAATGGGTGCAGTGTAGAACTTATTGTTGTAACGTCGTTCGGATGGCCGTGGGTTGCACTTGAACTGTTTGGCCGGTATGAAAAAAACATTTTGAAAACCCTGTTCTCAGACATCGCCACTGGACATACTATGCTTCTTGAAGTTACACATTTGTTCAGCCAGCACAATCCCATAGTTTCACAAATTCAGTTCCTCACACCATACAGAGTATGCAAAAAAAAAACCATCatactttttatttctttttgcaggtgaaaaaatatatattaattgAGGACCTTAATTCAAAAAACCGTCATCATTTGAATTTTTTCTTAAACAAAACCAC
This region includes:
- the LOC123452045 gene encoding uncharacterized protein LOC123452045, with translation MEEMTIERLKRLMIGLVVGLVIGGLILFADATRPQKPDDIRLNERGECVYPMSMSFALGLVEMGFIMSVVSHFTFALRDGVSGPNFRLGILLIFISWCLALRACQYLLMDMAAIRPGNRGKAPECYTYLEADHHHFMEKTCDLGILAIIFGGCSSKLLSPPPPPPPPPPPPPPPPVAS